The following are encoded in a window of Brachyhypopomus gauderio isolate BG-103 chromosome 18, BGAUD_0.2, whole genome shotgun sequence genomic DNA:
- the fbxo40.2 gene encoding F-box only protein 40 isoform X2, producing the protein MIIKCRSHCGASFHMCKENEHTLLCPNEKVPCLNACYGCPFTMSRSKLAKHLEVCPASVVCCSMEWNRWPIEDIKSPLYINLMKETHGQSLDLSMALRDQKHLCGRLKMRSFFPELMEEPEEPIPTEAEEAAGWEANINGENDNGIGDDALMNGAVGEEHVEKGSQNLTVDKEKYDRFEKMFSMERGGCLQDKKDVLPNGPKTPAVSQQEGSSTEPEKDGQREDTNQPDMCKSGLAPWQEGVLERLGREVNPREYNMYIVHHGRMLISFGQIKACTPREKDFVYGSLEPIPVQTLCSFNVPTSYKYKRIQLKDPSNLALTEHKSVDTSDLGGPEEDTPKMDEMFATLLCSAELEIRGHKISEKVATDGLYIDIATQTYNFDLAPFKYNSTLSDITTQRDSTLYLQTDTEIATLRHNKNTSAFTFLCGHFFRRDEFASHFKNVHSDIQSCLNGWFEERCPLAYLGCTFSQRRLQPSTQRATVSYNQDLSIFTLRPEIPTSLMNDTQRVPTQNTTVGFEDSLSNLPFEVLRQIASYLDSFSLSQLALVSRQFREVSATLLQERGMVGLKWSKKFYSRGRARWKSSIVWEFSSVFSRVGSWCLDDNPSMAEHLKRCPYYQMEPKTKPFSLTNLREGRNSQKQQNLVTLFKGRR; encoded by the exons ATGATCATCAAATGCCGCTCGCATTGCGGTGCCTCTTTTCACATGTGCAAAGAGAACGAACACACACTGTTGTGTCCTAATGAGAAGGTACCGTGCCTCAACGCCTGCTATGGCTGCCCTTTCACCATGTCTCGCTCCAAACTGGCCAAACACCTGGAGGTGTGTCCCGCTAGTGTGGTGTGCTGCTCCATGGAGTGGAACCGCTGGCCCATTGAGGACATAAAATCCCCCCTGTATATTAACCTCATGAAAGAGACACATGGACAGTCTCTGGACCTCTCCATGGCCCTCAGAGATCAGAAGCATCTATGTGGAAGGCTGAAAATGAGAAGCTTCTTTCCTGAGTTAATGGAGGAACCAGAGGAACCTATTCCAACAGAGGCAGAGGAGGCAGCTGGTTGGGAAGCTAATATTAATGGAGAGAATGACAATGGCATAGGAGATGATGCCTTAATGAATGGAGCCGTTGGAGAAGAGCACGTTGAAAAAGGTTCCCAGAACCTCACTGTGGATAAAGAGAAATACGACCGGTTTGAGAAGATGTTTAGCATGGAGAGAGGGGGCTGTCTGCAAGACAAGAAAGACGTACTACCTAACGGTCCTAAAACCCCAGCTGTCTCTCAGCAAGAAGGAAGTTCTACGGAGCCAGAGAAAGATGGCCAGAGAGAAGATACCAACCAACCAGACATGTGTAAATCTGGCCTTGCTCCCTGGCAGGAGGGGGTTTTAGAGAGACTTGGTCGAGAAGTAAATCCAAGGGAATACAACATGTACATAGTTCACCACGGACGCATGTTGATCTCGTTTGGCCAGATAAAGGCGTGCACACCCAGAGAGAAAGATTTTGTTTATGGGAGCCTGGAGCCTATACCAGTTCAAACCCTCTGCTCATTTAATGTTCCCACTAGTTACAAGTACAAGCGGATCCAGCTGAAAGATCCCTCTAACCTGGCACTCACTGAACACAAGAGTGTGGACACGTCTGATCTGGGTGGGCCTGAGGAGGACACTCCGAAGATGGATGAGATGTTTGCAACCTTACTGTGTTCGGCCGAGCTGGAGATAAGAGGCCACAAGATTAGTGAGAAGGTGGCAACTGATGGACTTTACATCGACATTGCAACTCAGACTTATAACTTTGACCTGGCTCCCTTCAAGTATAACTCCACTCTGTCTGATATTACAACACAAAGGGATTCGACACTTTATCTCCAGACAGATACAGAGATTGCAACCCTGAGACACAACAAAAACACCTCTGCGTTCACGTTCCTGTGTGGACATTTCTTCAGGCGGGACGAGTTTGCCTCTCACTTCAAGAACGTTCACTCAGATATCCAGTCCTGCCTGAACGGCTGGTTTGAGGAGAGGTGTCCACTGGCATATCTTGGATGTACCTTCAGCCAGAGACGCCTGCAGCCCTCCACACAAAGAGCCACAGTCTCCTATAACCAAGACCTCAGTATTTTCACCCTCAGACCTGAAATCCCCACATCGCTCATGAATGATACTCAAAGGGTCCCCACTCAAAACACCACGGTTGGATTTGAGGACTCTCTTAGTAATCTTCCTTTTGAGGTCCTACGTCAAATTGCCAGCTACCTGgatagcttctctctctcccagctaGCTCTGGTCTCTCGACAGTTCCGAGAAGTAAGTGCCACTCTTCttcaggagagagggatggttgGTTTAAAGTGGAGCAAGAAATTCTACTCTCGTGGCAGAGCACGATGGAAGTCATCCATA GTTTGGGAATTCAGCAGTGTGTTCAGCAGAGTGGGCAGCTGGTGTTTAGATGACAATCCTTCCATGGCCGAGCATCTAAAGCGCTGTCCCTACTACCAAATGGAgcccaaaacaaaaccctttTCACTGACCAACCTGCGGGAAGGCAGAAATTCTCAGAAGCAGCAAAACCTGGTCACACTATTCAAGGGACGAAGATAA
- the c1qa gene encoding complement C1q subcomponent subunit A, translating into MQLLDHFFLLVWVAALFPSGLCQDSCQVHDGKPGQAGVPGRDGWPGQKGDKGEPGLQVELSKSVLDGLKGDEGEQGLIGELGVNGYEGLLGPPGPAGPAGQTGPTAGGFGLAAESKAAFSVVRTTKEIPRTNKPVTFDKEHVNVNGDFKLPTGIFTCRVPGVYYFVFHAVSEGNLCLKLIRDGNSPEDLLFCDFNRLGALQVVSGGAVFELAKGNKVWIEPWKDTQDYNKMTTKSEMSTVFNGFLIFAKE; encoded by the exons ATGCAGCTGTTGGATCATTTCTTTCTACTTGTCTGGGTGGCTGCACTCTTCCCCTCCGGTCTCTGCCAGGATAGCTGTCAGGTGCATGATGGAAAACCAGGACAGGCGGGAGTTCCTGGGAGAGACGGCTGGCCAGGGCAGAAGGGAGATAAGGGCGAACCAG GTTTACAGGTGGAGCTGAGTAAGAGTGTTTTAGACGGTCTTAAAGGAGATGAGGGTGAGCAGGGTCTTATAGGAGAGCTCGGTGTGAATGGCTACGAGGGGTTACTCGGACCCCCAGGACCTGCTGGTCCTGCAGGGCAAACTGGACCCACCGCAGGTGGCTTTGGACTCGCCGCTGAAAGCAAGGCAGCCTTCTCTGTGGTGCGCACCACCAAGGAGATCCCGAGAACCAATAAACCAGTGACCTTTGATAAAGAACATGTTAATGTCAATGGAGACTTCAAACTTCCAACAGGAATTTTCACGTGTAGGGTTCCGGGCGTGTACTACTTTGTGTTCCACGCTGTCTCTGAGGGTAATCTGTGTCTGAAACTGATCCGTGATGGCAATTCTCCTGAAGACCTGTTGTTTTGTGACTTTAACCGGCTCGGGGCATTGCAGGTTGTTTCAGGCGGTGCCGTGTTTGAGCTTGCAAAAGGGAATAAGGTCTGGATAGAGCCCTGGAAGGACACGCAGGACTACAATAAAATGACCACAAAGAGTGAAATGTCAACAGTATTCAATGGCTTTCTGATCTTTGCTAAAGAGTGA
- the fbxo40.2 gene encoding F-box only protein 40 isoform X1 — translation MSRYRRTAPNLHRHCESCFSRRCRAPLEVAVSCMIIKCRSHCGASFHMCKENEHTLLCPNEKVPCLNACYGCPFTMSRSKLAKHLEVCPASVVCCSMEWNRWPIEDIKSPLYINLMKETHGQSLDLSMALRDQKHLCGRLKMRSFFPELMEEPEEPIPTEAEEAAGWEANINGENDNGIGDDALMNGAVGEEHVEKGSQNLTVDKEKYDRFEKMFSMERGGCLQDKKDVLPNGPKTPAVSQQEGSSTEPEKDGQREDTNQPDMCKSGLAPWQEGVLERLGREVNPREYNMYIVHHGRMLISFGQIKACTPREKDFVYGSLEPIPVQTLCSFNVPTSYKYKRIQLKDPSNLALTEHKSVDTSDLGGPEEDTPKMDEMFATLLCSAELEIRGHKISEKVATDGLYIDIATQTYNFDLAPFKYNSTLSDITTQRDSTLYLQTDTEIATLRHNKNTSAFTFLCGHFFRRDEFASHFKNVHSDIQSCLNGWFEERCPLAYLGCTFSQRRLQPSTQRATVSYNQDLSIFTLRPEIPTSLMNDTQRVPTQNTTVGFEDSLSNLPFEVLRQIASYLDSFSLSQLALVSRQFREVSATLLQERGMVGLKWSKKFYSRGRARWKSSIVWEFSSVFSRVGSWCLDDNPSMAEHLKRCPYYQMEPKTKPFSLTNLREGRNSQKQQNLVTLFKGRR, via the exons ATG AGCAGATACAGGAGGACAGCCCCGAACCTTCACAGGCACTGTGAGAGCTGCTTCAGCAGGCGCTGCAGAGCTCCACTAGAGGTCGCTGTGTCGTGCATGATCATCAAATGCCGCTCGCATTGCGGTGCCTCTTTTCACATGTGCAAAGAGAACGAACACACACTGTTGTGTCCTAATGAGAAGGTACCGTGCCTCAACGCCTGCTATGGCTGCCCTTTCACCATGTCTCGCTCCAAACTGGCCAAACACCTGGAGGTGTGTCCCGCTAGTGTGGTGTGCTGCTCCATGGAGTGGAACCGCTGGCCCATTGAGGACATAAAATCCCCCCTGTATATTAACCTCATGAAAGAGACACATGGACAGTCTCTGGACCTCTCCATGGCCCTCAGAGATCAGAAGCATCTATGTGGAAGGCTGAAAATGAGAAGCTTCTTTCCTGAGTTAATGGAGGAACCAGAGGAACCTATTCCAACAGAGGCAGAGGAGGCAGCTGGTTGGGAAGCTAATATTAATGGAGAGAATGACAATGGCATAGGAGATGATGCCTTAATGAATGGAGCCGTTGGAGAAGAGCACGTTGAAAAAGGTTCCCAGAACCTCACTGTGGATAAAGAGAAATACGACCGGTTTGAGAAGATGTTTAGCATGGAGAGAGGGGGCTGTCTGCAAGACAAGAAAGACGTACTACCTAACGGTCCTAAAACCCCAGCTGTCTCTCAGCAAGAAGGAAGTTCTACGGAGCCAGAGAAAGATGGCCAGAGAGAAGATACCAACCAACCAGACATGTGTAAATCTGGCCTTGCTCCCTGGCAGGAGGGGGTTTTAGAGAGACTTGGTCGAGAAGTAAATCCAAGGGAATACAACATGTACATAGTTCACCACGGACGCATGTTGATCTCGTTTGGCCAGATAAAGGCGTGCACACCCAGAGAGAAAGATTTTGTTTATGGGAGCCTGGAGCCTATACCAGTTCAAACCCTCTGCTCATTTAATGTTCCCACTAGTTACAAGTACAAGCGGATCCAGCTGAAAGATCCCTCTAACCTGGCACTCACTGAACACAAGAGTGTGGACACGTCTGATCTGGGTGGGCCTGAGGAGGACACTCCGAAGATGGATGAGATGTTTGCAACCTTACTGTGTTCGGCCGAGCTGGAGATAAGAGGCCACAAGATTAGTGAGAAGGTGGCAACTGATGGACTTTACATCGACATTGCAACTCAGACTTATAACTTTGACCTGGCTCCCTTCAAGTATAACTCCACTCTGTCTGATATTACAACACAAAGGGATTCGACACTTTATCTCCAGACAGATACAGAGATTGCAACCCTGAGACACAACAAAAACACCTCTGCGTTCACGTTCCTGTGTGGACATTTCTTCAGGCGGGACGAGTTTGCCTCTCACTTCAAGAACGTTCACTCAGATATCCAGTCCTGCCTGAACGGCTGGTTTGAGGAGAGGTGTCCACTGGCATATCTTGGATGTACCTTCAGCCAGAGACGCCTGCAGCCCTCCACACAAAGAGCCACAGTCTCCTATAACCAAGACCTCAGTATTTTCACCCTCAGACCTGAAATCCCCACATCGCTCATGAATGATACTCAAAGGGTCCCCACTCAAAACACCACGGTTGGATTTGAGGACTCTCTTAGTAATCTTCCTTTTGAGGTCCTACGTCAAATTGCCAGCTACCTGgatagcttctctctctcccagctaGCTCTGGTCTCTCGACAGTTCCGAGAAGTAAGTGCCACTCTTCttcaggagagagggatggttgGTTTAAAGTGGAGCAAGAAATTCTACTCTCGTGGCAGAGCACGATGGAAGTCATCCATA GTTTGGGAATTCAGCAGTGTGTTCAGCAGAGTGGGCAGCTGGTGTTTAGATGACAATCCTTCCATGGCCGAGCATCTAAAGCGCTGTCCCTACTACCAAATGGAgcccaaaacaaaaccctttTCACTGACCAACCTGCGGGAAGGCAGAAATTCTCAGAAGCAGCAAAACCTGGTCACACTATTCAAGGGACGAAGATAA
- the c1qb gene encoding complement C1q subcomponent subunit B produces the protein MASLLMHAFLHVCIWLWIVSPSVSDTCDSLGGFSGVPGIPGTHGAHGKDGPKGEKGDPGVDTQPIRGQKGEQGVPGYPGRSGLKGNEGMPGPPGPQGPKGQKGTIVETPKDRRSFFSYKKTSSKTYSQLNRDVEFEASFSPEGDDDTLSGGLFTAKLAGIYYFVFHVSAAHIACLSIRKQAEAVVSLCDYSQGVLVTSGSVLLQLERGDRVSVQPTKVSQIISKDADSTFTGFLVFPL, from the exons ATG GCTTCCTTGCTGATGCATGCCTTTCTACATGTGTGTATTTGGTTGTGGATAGTGAGCCCCTCTGTCTCAGATACGTGTGATAGTTTAGGGGGGTTTTCTGGGGTGCCAGGAATCCCTGGAACTCATGGAGCCCATGGAAAAGATGGACCAAAAGGGGAAAAGGGAGATCCTG GTGTAGACACACAGCCGATCAGGGGGCAGAAAGGTGAGCAGGGTGTGCCTGGATACCCGGGCAGGTCAGGGTTGAAGGGCAACGAGGGCATGCCCGGCCCACCAGGCCCACAGGGGCCAAAGGGGCAGAAAGGAACTATTGTGGAGACCCCTAAGGACAGGCGTTCATTTTTCTCTTATAAAAAGACTTCCTCCAAGACTTACTCTCAGCTCAACAGAGATGTTGAATTTGAAGCCTCGTTTTCTCCTGAAGGTGATGATGACACATTATCTGGGGGCCTTTTCACAGCCAAGCTGGCGGGGATATATTATTTTGTGTTCCACGTGTCTGCCGCACACATCGCCTGCCTGAGCATCAGGAAGCAGGCGGAGGCAGTGGTGAGCTTGTGTGATTATTCTCAGGGTGTGTTGGTGACCTCAGGGTCCGTGTTGCTCCAGTTGGAGCGGGGGGACAGGGTGTCGGTGCAGCCCACTAAAGTGAGTCAGATCATCAGCAAAGACGCTGACAGCACCTTCACTGGATTCCTCGTCTTCCCATTGTAA
- the fbxo40.1 gene encoding F-box protein 40.1: MIGIQNVLSQKYEFIDMGKQKTPVSKLHRHCESCFSRRCRAPLEVAVSCMIIKCRSHCGASFHMCKENEHTLLCPNEKVPCLNACYGCPFSMSRSKLAKHLEVCPASVVCCSMEWNRWPIEETEPPMFYQNILKENYTQEPLDLSMAIRDQDHLFHSLKMKALFPELIEKVEEKPVDQEMEGAVGGMSAGALESCTSAEIQEGGLTQEEREALARDTNITGLERYDVWEKMFSMELSGCKHTVQMLDKSSPKSSGTQLQPQTNPARLEILQEEIQKQTQELSSDIAKFNLDQMVEDKFLIAASLFACDTRPNKKFLYGYLEPMKIKTVRTFKIPTSFRARPGHIRNPTHHKRISKAVDTSDIEMNEMPKWDEVQATLLCSLEKELRGHLIAESSSTDALIVDKGTQTYDFYTAPFKAKATLADLTVDRPFKLHVQIQIESVTNRHNKSTSAFTYLCGHSFRRDEFSYHFKNVHSDIQACLNGWFEERCPLGYLGCTFSQRRLQPATHRATISYNKDLSTLTLRPEVSPVLFEGVRTVTSERKRPRNLDALSKLPFEVLVHMAGFLDSFALSQLALVSRLMRDVCGTLLQEKGMVSLKWEKKVYSHGKWCWRARKKVWQFSNLFSPVEKWCFDKIPPLSEHLKVCPYYQVENRTEPVPLIVYDCQKKEKRGTSLISLFNKNR; encoded by the exons ATGATTGGAATTCAAAATGTTCTAAGCCAAAAGTATGAATTCATAGATATG GGAAAGCAAAAGACTCCAGTGTCCAAGCTTCACAGGCACTGTGAGAGCTGCTTCAGCAGGCGCTGCAGAGCTCCACTAGAGGTCGCTGTGTCGTGCATGATCATCAAATGCCGCTCGCATTGTGGTGCCTCTTTTCACATGTGCAAAGAGAACGAACACACACTGTTGTGTCCTAATGAGAAGGTACCGTGCCTCAACGCCTGCTATGGCTGCCCTTTCAGCATGTCTCGCTCCAAACTGGCCAAACACCTGGAGGTGTGTCCCGCTAGTGTGGTGTGCTGCTCCATGGAGTGGAACCGCTGGCCCATCGAAGAGACAGAACCTCCTATGTTCTACCAAAATATTCTAAAGGAGAACTACACCCAGGAGCCACTAGACCTGTCCATGGCCATCCGGGACCAGGACCACCTGTTTCACTCCCTCAAAATGAAGGCCCTTTTTCCTGAGCTTATTGaaaaggtggaggagaagccAGTGGATCAGGAGATGGAGGGAGCTGTTGGGGGGATGTCAGCTGGTGCGCTGGAAAGCTGTACCAGTGCTGAGATTCAGGAGGGAGGGTTAActcaggaagagagggaggcgTTGGCCAGGGACACTAATATTACAGGTCTTGAAAGGTATGACGTCTGGGAAAAAATGTTCAGCATGGAGCTCAGTGGTTGCAAGCACACCGTTCAAATGTTAGACAAATCCAGCCCTAAATCCAGTGGAACACAGCTGCAACCTCAAACTAATCCAGCCAGGCTGGAGATCCTACAGGAGGAGATCCAGAAACAAACCCAGGAATTATCCAGTGACATAGCAAAGTTTAATCTGGATCAAATGGTTGAGGACAAATTTCTGATAGCAGCATCCTTGTTTGCTTGTGATACACGTCCTAATAAGAAATTTCTATATGGATATTTGGAACCCATGAAGATAAAGACTGTGCGGACCTTTAAAATCCCCACCAGCTTCCGAGCAAGGCCAGGCCACATTCGCAACCCAACTCATCACAAAAGAATCAGCAAAGCTGTTGACACATCAGACAttgaaatgaatgaaatgccaaAATGGGATGAAGTTCAAGCAACCCTTTTGTGCTCTTTGGAGAAGGAACTCAGAGGACACCTGATTGCAGAGTCTAGTTCTACGGATGCGCTTATTGTAGACAAGGGAACTCAAACATACGACTTTTACACTGCTCCTTTTAAAGCGAAGGCCACTCTGGCAGACCTGACAGTAGACAGGCCTTTCAAACTCCATGTCCAAATTCAAATCGAGAGTGTCACCAATAGGCACAATAAATCAACCTCGGCATTTACGTATCTCTGTGGCCATTCCTTCAGACGAGACGAGTTTTCTTATCACTTCAAGAACGTTCACTCAGATATCCAGGCCTGCCTGAACGGCTGGTTTGAGGAGAGGTGTCCACTTGGATATCTTGGATGCACTTTCAGCCAGAGGCGCCTgcagcccgccacacacagagCCACAATCTCCTACAATAAAGATCtcagcacactcacactcagacCCGAGGTGTCTCCTGTCCTCTTTGAAGGTGTGAGGACAGTGACCTCAGAGAGGAAGCGGCCACGCAACCTGGATGCTCTGAGCAAGTTGCCCTTTGAGGTTCTCGTCCACATGGCGGGGTTTCTGGACAGCTTTGCCCTGTCCCAGTTGGCGCTGGTGTCGCGGCTGATGAGAGACGTGTGTGGCACGTTGCTGCAAGAGAAGGGGATGGTCTCTCTGAAGTGGGAGAAGAAGGTCTACTCTCATGGTAAATGGTGCTGGAGGGCCAGAAAAAAG GTATGGCAGTTCAGCAATTTGTTCTCTCCTGTGGAAAAGTGGTGCTTTGACAAGATACCTCCATTGTCTGAGCATCTTAAGGTTTGCCCTTATTACCAGGtggagaacagaacagaacctGTACCCCTTATTGTTTATGATTGccagaaaaaggaaaaaagaggCACGAGTCTTATTTCCTTGTTTAACAAAAATAGATAA
- the c1qc gene encoding complement C1q subcomponent subunit C, with the protein MLSCGVIIAALLAVCLRPAAAEDTCPAGTRGVPGIPGLPGIPGRDGRDGVKGEKGSPGITVNLDKDGEKGYRGDPGIQGSPGKRGVPGNPGPAGPQGPPGVQGDPSDSKPQSAFCVSRETTENPTSNSPIIFKNAITNIDEHFNIIEGKFVCHIPGTYYFAFHTTLFQKSLCVILMVNGQKKANFCDHIQNAVNHYQVSSGGFAVYLRQDEKVWLETNNMNGMFAAKNKGNSVFSGFLISAH; encoded by the exons ATGCTTAGCTGTGGAGTCATTATTGCAGCACTGCTGGCGGTGTGTCTCCGTCCTGCAGCTGCTGAAGACACCTGCCCAGCAGGGACACGGGGGGTGCCAGGAATTCCTGGACTTCCTGGGATTCCTGGACGTGATGGTAGAGATGGCGTGAAGGGTGAGAAAGGCTCTCCAG GAATCACTGTCAATTTGGACAAGGATGGGGAAAAAGGATATCGGGGCGATCCAGGAATTCAAGGCAGCCCGGGAAAGAGGGGTGTTCCAGGGAACCCTGGCCCAGCAGGACCACAGGGCCCGCCAGGAGTCCAAGGAGACCCTAGTGACTCCAAACCTCAATCGGCTTTTTGTGTCTCTCGTGAGACTACTGAAAACCCGACTTCCAACAGTCCAATAATATTCAAAAATGCCATCACAAATATCGATGAGCATTTCAACATCATTGAGGGAAAATTTGTGTGTCACATCCCTGGCACGTACTACTTTGCATTCCACACAACTTTGTTTCAAAAGAGCCTTTGTGTTATTCTAATGGTAAATGGGCAGAAAAAAGCTAACTTCTGTGATCACATTCAAAACGCAGTGAACCACTATCAAGTGAGCTCTGGTGGATTTGCAGTGTATCTCAGGCAGGATGAAAAGGTCTGGTTGGAGACAAACAACATGAATGGCATGTTTGCAGCTAAAAATAAAGGAAACAGTGTATTCTCTGGTTTCCTGATTTCTGCACACTGA